In Clostridiales bacterium, the genomic stretch ATTTGTCCGACCGCGAGATCTACAATACTTTCAACATGGGTATCGGCATGGTCGCTGCGGTACGGCCCGACGCCGCCGACTCGTTCGTCAAGCGCGCCAACGCCCTCGGCGAAAAGGCGTATATTATAGGTGAGACGATAGCGGGCGAAGGCGTAATACTGTAAGCGCGTATATGCGTCGTTATGCGGCGTCAGTGCCAAATTTTCTAGGGTCATGTACCCGAAGTACACTCCCCGTCGAAAATTTGTCCATTCCTTGCCTAACTCGCATCTACGCACTTACAGACACAGTTAGATTACTACTAAACTATTAACTCAAAGTTTTCTTGGTTACTTCTTTTTCAAAAGAAGTAACAAAAAAATATGACTAAGATCGCAGTAATGTTTTCGGGCAACGGCACCGATTTTCAAGCGCTTATCGACGGCGAAAAGAACAACGCGTTCGACGGCAAGATCGTCGTCGCGGTTTCGAGCAACGACAAGGCGTACGGCATAGAACGCGCAAAGCAAGCGGGCATAGACTGTTTCGTCTGCAAGAAAGCCGACTATAACAGCGAAGTAGAGCGCGACGAAGCGGTGCTTAAAATCTTCAAAAAGTACGGCGTGGAACTCGTCGTGCTCGCGGGGTACTTGGGCATTCTGACCAAACCGCTCATCGACGCATACCCGAAAGCTATAATCAATATCCACCCCGCGCTCCTGCCCAAGTTCGGCGGCAAGGGTATGTACGGGCTCAACGTTCACAAAGCGGTTATCGCGGCGGGCGAGAAAAAGAGCGGCGCGACCGTCCACTACTCCGACTGCGGCATCGACACGGGCGCGATAATCTTACAGCGCTCGCTGGACGTATTGCCGAGCGACACGCCCGAGAGCCTGCAACAGCGTATATTAAACGAAATAGAACATCCGCTGCTCGTCGAAGCGGTGGCATTGCTTTGCAAGAGGTAAAAATGAACAACGAAATTTTGCAATTATTGATAGAGAAAGGCTACGCCGACGAGGCGGGCATTGCCGCGGAAGTGACCGACGCCGCGGGCAAGAATAAAGCGCTGTGCGTAAACGGCGAGGTAGTAACGCTCGTAAGCGGCGACGGCGCAGACAAGGAATTTTCTGACAGTATCGACAGGCTCGAAAACCTTACGGTCAA encodes the following:
- a CDS encoding phosphoribosylglycinamide formyltransferase, with the protein product MTKIAVMFSGNGTDFQALIDGEKNNAFDGKIVVAVSSNDKAYGIERAKQAGIDCFVCKKADYNSEVERDEAVLKIFKKYGVELVVLAGYLGILTKPLIDAYPKAIINIHPALLPKFGGKGMYGLNVHKAVIAAGEKKSGATVHYSDCGIDTGAIILQRSLDVLPSDTPESLQQRILNEIEHPLLVEAVALLCKR